From the genome of Nakamurella flavida, one region includes:
- a CDS encoding DUF4031 domain-containing protein: MTVLIDPPLWPAHGRRWSHLVSDASLAELHAFAAACGVPERGFDHDHYDVPDGRYADLVAAGAVPVDSRELVRRLTAGGLRRPRRDRR; encoded by the coding sequence ATGACCGTGCTGATCGACCCGCCGCTCTGGCCCGCCCACGGGCGGCGCTGGTCGCACCTGGTCAGCGACGCGTCCCTGGCCGAGCTGCACGCCTTCGCCGCCGCCTGCGGAGTGCCCGAACGGGGCTTCGACCACGACCACTACGACGTCCCCGACGGGCGGTACGCCGATCTCGTCGCGGCGGGCGCCGTGCCGGTGGACTCCCGGGAGCTGGTCCGCCGCCTCACCGCGGGCGGCCTGCGCCGGCCCCGGCGCGACCGACGCTGA
- a CDS encoding magnesium transporter CorA family protein: MSTSQTDHLPADPAAADDPDAFITSARVWRDGRMVARHPTRADLEQALHDPSTSAWWCLPPGEGEGLTRTSRRLGLDALAVEDLLDPGESPKLDRIGHSLVVIAATAGYDTDQDDLVRGKVSVLLDHQVLVLIADSPARERLTARLDAAEDEVLAGGIAAALHLVCDEVVDSYTATVETLQTRVDALSESLFDDRPLRRQQQLQAFRMRRALSQLRRVVAPVRDITAALAGAAAVPDPPAAGRDADATGREATGSRGDSQDLAGRLLDASTARRFADVADHAAHALQATDGLREVLSSAFETNLALADVHLNVVMKKLSSWAAIIAVPTLVTGFMGMNVPYPGNGTWWGFVVSAVVMVALVLGLYVGFKRSDWL; encoded by the coding sequence GTGAGCACCTCCCAGACCGACCATCTCCCGGCGGATCCAGCCGCAGCCGACGACCCCGACGCGTTCATCACCTCCGCGCGGGTCTGGCGGGACGGACGGATGGTGGCCCGGCACCCCACCCGCGCCGATCTGGAGCAGGCCCTGCACGATCCGTCGACCAGCGCCTGGTGGTGCCTGCCCCCGGGTGAGGGCGAGGGGCTGACCCGGACGTCGCGTCGTCTCGGCCTGGACGCGCTGGCCGTGGAGGACCTGCTGGACCCGGGGGAATCGCCCAAGCTGGACCGGATCGGACACAGCCTCGTGGTCATCGCGGCCACCGCGGGCTACGACACCGACCAGGACGACCTGGTGCGCGGGAAGGTCTCGGTGCTGCTGGACCACCAGGTGCTCGTGCTCATCGCCGACTCCCCGGCTCGCGAACGGCTCACCGCGCGCCTGGACGCCGCCGAGGACGAGGTGCTCGCCGGGGGCATCGCCGCCGCCCTCCACCTGGTCTGCGACGAGGTGGTCGACAGCTACACCGCGACGGTGGAGACCCTGCAGACCCGGGTGGACGCCCTGTCCGAGTCGCTGTTCGACGACCGTCCGCTGCGCCGCCAGCAGCAGCTGCAGGCGTTCCGGATGCGCCGCGCCCTCTCGCAGCTGCGCCGGGTCGTCGCCCCCGTCCGGGACATCACCGCCGCCCTGGCCGGGGCCGCCGCCGTTCCCGACCCGCCCGCCGCGGGGCGCGACGCGGACGCGACCGGCCGGGAGGCCACCGGCAGCCGCGGGGACAGCCAGGACCTGGCCGGACGGCTGCTGGACGCGAGCACCGCCCGCCGGTTCGCCGACGTCGCCGATCACGCGGCGCACGCCCTGCAGGCCACCGACGGCCTGCGCGAGGTGCTGTCGTCCGCGTTCGAGACCAACCTGGCCCTCGCCGACGTCCACCTCAACGTGGTGATGAAAAAGCTGTCGTCGTGGGCGGCCATCATCGCCGTCCCCACCCTGGTCACCGGCTTCATGGGGATGAACGTCCCCTACCCCGGCAACGGCACCTGGTGGGGGTTCGTCGTGTCCGCCGTGGTGATGGTCGCGCTGGTACTCGGCCTGTACGTCGGGTTCAAGCGGTCCGACTGGCTCTGA
- a CDS encoding GuaB3 family IMP dehydrogenase-related protein — MSDRVEIGMGREARRAYALDDIAIVPSRRTRSSSEVSTAWQVDAYRFEIPMLTRASDAVVSPAVATEVGRLGGLGVLDGEGLWSRYEDPQAVIDELVAVGMAAQDPDEIIAALQKAYSRPVDPELLTRSIGEIRAGGGTVAVRLSPQNSAGLAATAIAAGVELLIIQGTIVSAEHVQRNGEPLNLKSFIADLEVPVIVGGCTNYQTATHLMRTGAAGVIVGTGAGQTSTTDAVLGISVPMATAIADAAAARRSYLDETGGRYVQVIAAGDIDTSADVAKAIACGADAVMIGEPLATAQGAPADGWFWPTTAAHPVLPRGFATPVGPADISLEQLLLGPATGADGRSNLFGALRRAMAKAGYSTLKDFQRVGLTVRH, encoded by the coding sequence GTGTCGGACAGGGTCGAGATCGGCATGGGTCGGGAGGCCCGCAGGGCCTACGCGCTGGACGACATCGCGATCGTCCCGTCCCGGCGGACCCGGTCGTCCTCCGAGGTCTCCACCGCCTGGCAGGTCGACGCCTACCGGTTCGAGATCCCCATGCTGACCCGGGCCAGCGACGCCGTCGTGTCCCCGGCGGTGGCCACCGAGGTCGGCAGGCTCGGCGGGCTGGGTGTGCTGGACGGCGAGGGCCTGTGGTCACGCTACGAGGACCCGCAGGCCGTCATCGACGAGCTGGTCGCGGTCGGCATGGCCGCGCAGGACCCGGACGAGATCATCGCGGCCCTGCAGAAGGCGTACTCCCGCCCGGTCGACCCCGAGCTGCTGACCCGGTCGATCGGCGAGATCCGGGCCGGCGGCGGCACCGTCGCCGTGCGGCTCTCCCCGCAGAACTCCGCCGGTCTGGCCGCCACGGCGATCGCCGCCGGCGTCGAGCTGCTGATCATCCAGGGCACGATCGTCTCGGCCGAGCACGTGCAGCGCAACGGTGAGCCGCTCAACCTGAAGTCGTTCATCGCCGACCTCGAGGTCCCCGTCATCGTCGGCGGCTGCACCAACTACCAGACCGCCACCCACCTGATGCGCACCGGTGCGGCCGGCGTCATCGTCGGCACCGGGGCCGGGCAGACCTCGACGACCGATGCGGTGCTGGGCATCTCGGTGCCGATGGCCACGGCCATCGCCGACGCCGCCGCGGCCCGCCGCTCCTACCTCGACGAGACCGGCGGGCGCTACGTCCAGGTCATCGCGGCCGGTGACATCGACACCAGCGCGGACGTGGCCAAGGCCATCGCGTGCGGCGCCGACGCGGTGATGATCGGCGAGCCGCTGGCCACCGCGCAGGGCGCCCCGGCCGATGGCTGGTTCTGGCCGACCACCGCCGCCCACCCCGTCCTGCCGCGCGGCTTCGCCACCCCGGTCGGCCCGGCCGACATCTCCCTGGAGCAGCTGCTGCTGGGCCCGGCCACCGGCGCGGACGGCCGCAGCAACCTGTTCGGCGCGCTGCGCCGGGCCATGGCCAAGGCCGGGTACTCCACCCTCAAGGATTTCCAGCGCGTCGGGTTGACCGTCCGCCACTGA
- the guaB gene encoding IMP dehydrogenase: MPRSTGTGERTRGSGPAQVAYTPDWDEKFAVVGLTYDDVLLLPDASDVIPSDADTSTWLSRNVRLRVPLVSSAMDTVTESRMAIAMARQGGLGVLHRNLSIEDQASQVEIVKRSEAGMVTDPVTCAPSATLAEADALCAKFRISGVPVTDPDGRLLGIITNRDLRFEVDLSRPVREVMTPMPLVTAPVGVSAEAALGLLRKHKVEKLPLVDADGRLRGLITVKDFVKTEQYPLATKDADGRLLCGAAVGVGDESYRRALTLAEAGVDVIMVDTAHGHSSRVVEMVSRLRHDIGARVDIVGGNVATRAGAQALVDAGADGVKVGVGPGSICTTRVVSGIGVPQVTAIHEAAKACRPAGIPVIGDGGLQYSGDIAKAIAVGADSVMLGSLLAGVTESPGELIFVAGKQFKAYRGMGSLGAMQSRGQARSYSKDRYSQDDVLSDDKLVPEGIEGRVPFRGGLADVAHQLVGGLRAAMGYTGAGSIEQLKSAKMVRITSAGLRESHPHDITITSEAPNYIDR, translated from the coding sequence ATGCCGAGGTCGACCGGAACCGGTGAGCGGACACGGGGCAGTGGCCCGGCGCAGGTGGCCTACACCCCGGACTGGGACGAGAAGTTCGCCGTCGTGGGGCTGACCTACGACGACGTGCTGCTGCTCCCGGACGCCTCCGACGTCATCCCCAGCGACGCCGACACCAGCACCTGGCTCAGCCGCAACGTCCGACTGCGGGTGCCGCTGGTCTCCAGCGCCATGGACACCGTCACCGAGTCGCGAATGGCCATCGCGATGGCCCGCCAGGGCGGGCTCGGTGTGCTGCACCGCAACCTCTCCATCGAGGACCAGGCCTCCCAGGTCGAGATCGTCAAGCGGTCCGAGGCCGGCATGGTCACCGATCCGGTGACCTGCGCGCCGTCGGCCACCCTGGCCGAGGCGGACGCCCTCTGCGCCAAGTTCCGCATCTCCGGCGTCCCCGTCACCGACCCGGACGGACGCCTGCTCGGCATCATCACCAACCGCGACCTGCGCTTCGAGGTCGACCTGAGCCGCCCGGTGCGGGAGGTCATGACGCCGATGCCGCTGGTGACGGCACCGGTCGGGGTGAGCGCCGAGGCCGCGCTCGGCCTGCTGCGCAAGCACAAGGTCGAGAAGCTCCCCCTGGTGGACGCCGACGGCCGGCTCCGCGGGCTGATCACGGTCAAGGACTTCGTCAAGACCGAGCAGTACCCGCTGGCCACCAAGGACGCCGACGGTCGCCTGCTCTGCGGGGCCGCGGTCGGCGTCGGCGACGAGTCCTACCGTCGCGCCCTGACCCTGGCCGAGGCGGGCGTCGACGTGATCATGGTCGACACCGCGCACGGGCACTCCAGCCGCGTGGTGGAGATGGTGTCGCGCCTGCGCCACGACATCGGCGCCCGCGTCGACATCGTGGGTGGGAACGTCGCCACCCGCGCCGGTGCCCAGGCCCTGGTGGACGCGGGTGCGGACGGCGTCAAGGTGGGCGTCGGTCCCGGCTCGATCTGCACCACCCGGGTGGTCAGCGGCATCGGCGTGCCGCAGGTGACCGCCATCCACGAGGCGGCCAAGGCCTGCCGTCCGGCGGGCATCCCGGTGATCGGCGACGGCGGCCTGCAGTACTCCGGCGACATCGCCAAGGCCATCGCGGTCGGTGCGGACAGCGTCATGCTGGGGTCGCTGCTGGCCGGGGTGACGGAGTCGCCCGGCGAGCTGATCTTCGTGGCCGGCAAGCAGTTCAAGGCCTACCGCGGCATGGGCTCGCTCGGCGCCATGCAGTCCCGTGGCCAGGCCCGTTCGTACTCCAAGGACCGCTACTCCCAGGACGACGTGCTCTCCGACGACAAGCTCGTGCCCGAGGGCATCGAGGGCCGGGTGCCGTTCCGCGGCGGTCTGGCCGACGTCGCCCACCAGCTCGTCGGCGGCCTGCGGGCAGCCATGGGATACACCGGCGCCGGATCGATCGAGCAGCTCAAATCGGCCAAGATGGTCCGGATCACCTCGGCGGGGCTGCGCGAGTCGCACCCGCACGACATCACCATCACCTCCGAGGCGCCGAACTACATCGACCGCTGA